A region of Streptomyces sp. WMMC500 DNA encodes the following proteins:
- a CDS encoding HAD-IC family P-type ATPase — MNEAERIPWHALPVGEVAARLRADPERGLSAGEAAQRREHHGPNRLRETNRDPRWRAFVRQFQDLMILILLGAAVVSLLISREWETPVAIAVVVLLNATIGFVQESRAEDSLEALRRMTVTTATVRRDGLLTRLDAGELVPGDVVEVEAGDRVPADGRLLSAASLEVQESELTGEAQPAVKSVAARADEDLPVAERANTLFMNTSVTRGRGEMLVTATGMATETGRIADLLDAAKPASTPLKRQIDVLSRTLALIAAVVVAVVIVLGLVRGQEADVLFVTAASLAVAAIPEGLPAVVAFTLAMGTDRLARHGAIVKRLSSVETLGSTSHICTDKTGTLTLNQMTARELVLASGRFTVSGSGYGTAGRILSTDGRPPPDALHHALIAMGLCTDAVLRDETVVGDPTEAALIVLAEKGGLDVTALRQRNPRLAEIPFEANHKFMATFHDWTDDDDRPVVRCFVKGAPDVLVTGATHYLGPDGVTEITPEARRSYEDANAGLAEQGRRVLVVARQDFTADGFDAGADLKPLLDRIVLIALVGIVDPPKPEARQAMAQCHDAGVRVRMITGDHAVTAAAIARDLGIPGRTGTGAELDRIPDGELARHLDDVGVIARVSPEHKLRIVTALQARGDVVAMTGDGVNDAPALRKADIGVAMGVTGTEVTKEAATMVLTDDNFDTIVRAVREGRGVYDNIVKFTRFQVSTALGFVLTFLITSLTGIGGDAPFTALQILFVNLVMDGPPAMTLGVDPVSRDAMSRPPRPAGEPILTRERLIRIVATSTLMATGTVAMLAWAPSGVAGTMALVTFVFFQAFNLLTVRHPTRSLFHRDILSNPHPLFAVAGVLALLAVIVELDALHGFFTTTDLTFGQWLACLAAGSAVLWIGEFVKAVLRARDRRGSPEAHPPARPAGADAS, encoded by the coding sequence ATGAACGAAGCGGAACGGATACCGTGGCACGCCCTGCCGGTCGGCGAGGTCGCCGCACGGCTGCGAGCGGACCCGGAGCGGGGCCTGTCGGCCGGGGAGGCCGCGCAGCGGCGTGAGCACCACGGCCCCAACCGGCTGCGGGAGACGAACCGGGATCCTCGCTGGCGCGCGTTCGTCCGCCAGTTCCAGGATCTGATGATCCTGATCCTGCTGGGTGCCGCCGTGGTCAGCCTGCTGATCTCCCGCGAGTGGGAGACCCCGGTCGCGATCGCCGTGGTCGTCCTGCTGAACGCCACCATCGGCTTCGTCCAGGAGTCGCGCGCCGAGGACTCGCTGGAGGCGCTGCGGAGGATGACCGTCACCACGGCGACCGTCCGGCGGGACGGCCTGCTCACCCGTCTGGACGCCGGGGAACTCGTCCCGGGTGACGTGGTGGAGGTCGAGGCCGGCGACCGGGTGCCGGCGGACGGGCGGCTGCTGTCGGCGGCCTCGCTCGAGGTGCAGGAGTCCGAGCTGACCGGGGAGGCGCAGCCGGCGGTGAAGTCCGTCGCCGCCCGGGCGGACGAGGACCTGCCCGTGGCCGAGCGGGCCAACACCCTGTTCATGAACACCTCGGTGACCCGCGGCAGGGGCGAGATGCTGGTCACCGCGACCGGCATGGCGACCGAGACCGGCCGGATCGCCGACCTCCTGGATGCGGCCAAGCCCGCCTCGACGCCGCTGAAGCGGCAGATCGACGTGCTCAGCCGGACGCTGGCGCTCATCGCCGCCGTCGTGGTCGCCGTCGTGATCGTGCTCGGGCTCGTCCGCGGGCAGGAGGCCGACGTGCTGTTCGTCACCGCCGCGTCGCTGGCCGTGGCCGCCATTCCCGAAGGGCTGCCCGCGGTGGTGGCCTTCACGCTGGCCATGGGCACCGACCGGCTCGCCCGTCACGGGGCGATCGTCAAGCGGCTGTCGTCGGTGGAGACGCTCGGCAGCACCTCGCACATCTGCACCGACAAGACCGGCACGCTGACCCTCAACCAGATGACCGCCCGGGAGCTCGTCCTCGCGAGCGGGCGCTTCACCGTCTCCGGTTCCGGCTACGGCACCGCCGGCCGGATCCTCTCCACCGACGGGCGCCCGCCTCCGGACGCCCTGCACCACGCGCTGATCGCGATGGGCCTGTGCACGGACGCCGTGCTGCGCGACGAGACGGTGGTCGGCGACCCCACGGAGGCGGCCCTGATCGTGCTCGCCGAGAAGGGCGGCCTGGACGTCACGGCGCTGCGGCAGCGGAACCCGCGCCTGGCGGAGATCCCGTTCGAAGCCAACCACAAGTTCATGGCCACGTTCCACGACTGGACCGATGACGACGACCGGCCGGTCGTGCGCTGCTTCGTCAAGGGCGCTCCGGACGTCCTGGTCACCGGGGCGACCCACTACCTCGGCCCGGACGGCGTCACCGAGATCACCCCCGAGGCCCGGCGCAGCTACGAGGACGCGAACGCGGGGCTCGCCGAGCAGGGCCGCCGGGTGCTCGTCGTGGCGCGCCAGGACTTCACCGCGGACGGCTTCGACGCCGGGGCGGACCTCAAGCCGCTGCTGGACCGGATCGTGCTGATCGCTCTCGTCGGCATCGTCGATCCGCCGAAGCCCGAGGCACGGCAGGCCATGGCCCAGTGCCACGACGCGGGTGTCCGTGTCCGCATGATCACCGGTGACCACGCGGTGACGGCCGCGGCCATCGCCCGCGATCTCGGGATCCCCGGCCGGACCGGCACCGGTGCGGAGCTCGACCGGATCCCCGACGGCGAACTCGCCCGCCACCTGGACGACGTCGGCGTCATCGCCCGGGTCTCACCCGAGCACAAGCTCCGCATCGTCACGGCCCTGCAGGCTCGCGGCGACGTCGTGGCGATGACCGGCGACGGGGTCAACGACGCCCCCGCACTCCGCAAGGCGGACATCGGCGTGGCCATGGGCGTGACCGGGACCGAGGTCACCAAGGAAGCGGCGACGATGGTGCTCACCGACGACAACTTCGACACCATCGTGCGAGCCGTGCGTGAAGGACGGGGCGTCTACGACAACATCGTCAAGTTCACCCGCTTCCAGGTCTCCACCGCACTCGGCTTCGTGCTGACGTTCCTGATCACCTCCCTCACCGGCATCGGCGGCGACGCACCGTTCACCGCCCTGCAGATCCTCTTCGTGAACCTCGTCATGGACGGCCCGCCGGCGATGACGCTCGGCGTCGACCCGGTCAGCCGGGACGCGATGAGCCGCCCGCCGCGACCCGCGGGGGAGCCCATCCTCACCCGGGAGCGCCTCATCCGCATCGTGGCGACGAGCACCCTCATGGCGACCGGCACCGTCGCGATGCTCGCCTGGGCACCGAGCGGCGTGGCGGGCACGATGGCGCTCGTCACGTTCGTCTTCTTCCAGGCGTTCAACCTGCTCACCGTCCGCCACCCGACCCGGAGCCTGTTCCACCGCGACATCCTGAGCAACCCGCACCCGCTGTTCGCCGTGGCCGGGGTTCTCGCCCTGCTCGCGGTCATCGTCGAACTGGACGCTCTGCACGGCTTCTTCACCACCACCGACCTCACGTTCGGGCAGTGGCTGGCCTGCCTGGCCGCCGGCTCGGCAGTCCTGTGGATCGGCGAGTTCGTCAAGGCCGTCCTCCGCGCCCGCGACCGCCGCGGATCTCCGGAGGCTCACCCGCCTGCGCGCCCCGCCGGTGCTGACGCTTCCTGA
- a CDS encoding serine hydrolase domain-containing protein, which translates to MTLRDEPLKAVAATAEPRAAVAIAVSVTGAYRTLCRGGIDRKGTASVTDRTRFEVGSVSKTFTALLLADTAARGELGLTDRIAERLPYAALPRGHGRAITYEHLATHTSGLPRLPPGLMLNGLTSWFANPYRSFTPDMLLPALARAVVHHPPGTLVRYSNLGVGLLGRLLADGAGTDYGSVLHARVLAPLELADTGTASPDHPGDPSYAVGYWHGRRRPPWAIPALPGAGAVRSSARDLVRYLRAHLDPEDSDVPGSLRTPLAEVVRIRDLPAGEEGKSGLAWSVRTLAGATLYFHSGATRGCTSFVGLSPEREICVAALTNSGVTLRSRFIQSAYLLLRSLALGEAK; encoded by the coding sequence GTGACTCTCCGCGACGAACCCCTCAAGGCGGTGGCCGCCACCGCGGAACCGCGGGCGGCGGTGGCCATCGCGGTGTCCGTGACCGGCGCGTACCGCACGCTGTGCCGCGGCGGCATCGACCGCAAGGGCACCGCGTCGGTCACCGACCGCACCCGCTTCGAGGTCGGCTCGGTGAGCAAGACCTTCACCGCGCTGCTGCTCGCCGACACCGCGGCGCGCGGCGAGCTCGGCCTCACCGACCGCATCGCGGAACGCCTCCCGTACGCCGCCCTCCCGCGCGGCCACGGCCGGGCCATCACCTACGAGCACCTGGCGACCCACACCTCCGGCCTGCCCCGGCTCCCGCCCGGACTGATGCTCAACGGGTTGACGTCCTGGTTCGCCAACCCCTACCGGTCGTTCACCCCCGACATGCTGCTGCCGGCGCTCGCTCGCGCGGTCGTGCACCACCCGCCCGGCACCCTCGTGCGGTACTCCAACCTCGGCGTCGGGCTGCTCGGCCGGCTGCTGGCCGACGGCGCCGGCACCGACTACGGGTCGGTGCTGCACGCGCGCGTGCTGGCCCCCCTGGAACTCGCCGACACCGGCACCGCGTCCCCGGACCACCCGGGGGACCCCTCCTACGCCGTCGGCTACTGGCACGGCCGCCGCCGCCCGCCCTGGGCCATCCCGGCGCTCCCCGGCGCGGGAGCGGTGCGCTCCAGCGCCCGCGACCTGGTCCGCTATCTGCGGGCCCACCTCGACCCGGAGGACTCCGACGTCCCGGGATCACTGCGGACTCCGCTGGCGGAGGTCGTCCGGATCCGCGACCTGCCCGCGGGGGAGGAGGGGAAGTCCGGCCTGGCCTGGAGCGTACGGACCCTCGCGGGGGCGACGCTGTACTTCCACTCCGGCGCCACCCGCGGCTGCACGTCGTTCGTGGGCCTGAGCCCGGAGCGGGAGATCTGCGTGGCCGCCCTGACCAACTCGGGGGTCACGTTGCGGAGCCGGTTCATCCAGTCGGCGTACCTGCTGCTGCGGTCACTGGCGCTGGGAGAGGCGAAGTAG
- a CDS encoding alpha/beta hydrolase, with translation MNEHVLEPAAHDLAQATSKPPFLYELGPEGARKALDDLQAAPMAMPEVQEKWIVVPAEVGDVRVRIVKPATSSGPLPAVLYMHGGGWVLGNAGTHDRLVRELAVDAHVAVVFVEYDRSPEARYPVAVEQGYATAQWVTRHGAEEGLDPSRMAVAGDSVGGNMTAALTLMAKRRGDVSFVHQSLYYPVTDAGQDTDSYREFAAGPFLTAKGMAWFWDAYTTDPAQRAEITASPLRASRADLEGLPPAFVVVDENDVLRDEGEAYARKLTAAGVPTVSVRYNGILHDFMMLNALRSTAAASCAIAQAVAVLRAALDTAD, from the coding sequence ATGAACGAACACGTCCTGGAACCCGCCGCCCACGACCTCGCGCAGGCGACGTCGAAGCCGCCGTTCCTGTACGAGCTGGGCCCCGAAGGCGCCCGGAAGGCCCTGGACGACCTCCAGGCCGCGCCGATGGCCATGCCGGAGGTCCAGGAGAAGTGGATCGTCGTGCCCGCGGAGGTCGGCGACGTGCGCGTGCGGATCGTGAAGCCCGCCACCTCGTCGGGGCCGCTGCCCGCCGTGCTCTACATGCACGGCGGCGGGTGGGTTCTCGGCAACGCGGGCACCCACGACCGGCTCGTGCGGGAGCTTGCCGTCGACGCGCACGTGGCGGTGGTCTTCGTCGAGTACGACAGGTCGCCCGAGGCCCGGTACCCGGTGGCCGTCGAGCAGGGCTACGCCACCGCCCAGTGGGTCACCCGGCACGGTGCCGAGGAGGGGCTGGACCCCTCCCGGATGGCGGTGGCCGGGGACTCCGTCGGCGGGAACATGACCGCCGCCCTGACCCTCATGGCCAAGCGCCGGGGCGACGTGAGCTTCGTGCACCAGTCGCTCTACTATCCGGTCACCGACGCGGGGCAGGACACCGACAGCTACCGCGAGTTCGCCGCCGGGCCGTTCCTGACGGCCAAGGGCATGGCCTGGTTCTGGGACGCCTACACCACCGACCCCGCCCAGCGCGCGGAGATCACCGCCTCGCCGCTGCGGGCCTCGCGCGCCGACCTGGAAGGGCTGCCGCCGGCCTTCGTCGTCGTCGACGAGAACGACGTGCTGCGCGACGAGGGTGAGGCGTACGCGCGCAAGCTGACGGCGGCCGGGGTGCCGACCGTCAGCGTCCGTTACAACGGCATCCTGCACGACTTCATGATGCTCAACGCCCTGCGCTCCACCGCGGCGGCGAGCTGCGCCATCGCGCAGGCCGTCGCCGTGCTCAGGGCGGCGCTCGACACCGCCGACTGA
- a CDS encoding WYL domain-containing protein — MPTDLSPTARALRTMELLRTRPGTTAAEIADALGVTERAARRYVGILREAGVPVESTRGPYGGYRLGRGARLPPVVFTEAEALALVMAALDDADELVGEALNKVLRVLPESVGRQAAALRAHASAAPDPASARPDPATTGALVAACAERRSVRITYRSESGQESAGLVDPWAVVVRHGRWYLLCRSHRADAIRTYRVDRIGEVHRTTRAFTPPAGLDPVAVLEENLGTGWEFPTRVVFDAPPAEVARWVRPPMGRLEAAGDGCVLVGSTSAPTMYARDWLARMPFAFRVEGGPELRAAVAALAARLTAASEASEASTTSRGEP; from the coding sequence CGCGCGTGCCCTGCGCACCATGGAGCTCCTGCGGACGCGCCCCGGCACGACGGCCGCCGAAATCGCCGACGCGCTGGGCGTCACCGAGCGGGCGGCCCGCCGCTACGTCGGGATCCTCCGGGAGGCGGGCGTCCCGGTGGAGTCGACCCGCGGCCCGTACGGCGGCTACCGGCTGGGCCGCGGCGCCCGGCTGCCGCCGGTGGTCTTCACCGAGGCCGAGGCGCTGGCGCTGGTCATGGCGGCGCTCGACGACGCGGACGAGCTGGTGGGCGAGGCGCTGAACAAGGTCCTCCGGGTGCTGCCGGAGAGCGTCGGCCGGCAGGCGGCGGCGCTGCGCGCGCACGCCTCGGCCGCCCCCGACCCCGCCTCGGCCCGCCCCGACCCGGCGACCACCGGCGCGCTGGTCGCGGCCTGCGCGGAGCGGCGGAGCGTGCGGATCACGTACCGCAGCGAGTCGGGGCAGGAGTCGGCGGGGCTGGTGGACCCGTGGGCGGTGGTCGTACGCCACGGGCGCTGGTACCTGCTGTGCCGCTCCCACCGCGCGGACGCGATCCGCACGTACCGCGTCGACCGCATCGGCGAGGTCCACCGGACCACCCGCGCCTTCACCCCGCCCGCCGGCCTCGACCCGGTCGCGGTGCTGGAGGAGAACCTCGGCACAGGCTGGGAGTTCCCGACCCGCGTCGTCTTCGACGCGCCGCCGGCGGAGGTCGCGCGGTGGGTGAGACCCCCGATGGGCCGCCTGGAGGCGGCGGGCGACGGCTGCGTCCTGGTCGGCAGCACGAGCGCGCCGACGATGTACGCGCGGGACTGGCTGGCGCGGATGCCGTTCGCCTTCCGCGTCGAGGGCGGCCCGGAGCTCCGCGCGGCGGTCGCGGCACTCGCGGCGCGGCTGACGGCGGCATCGGAGGCATCGGAGGCATCGACGACGTCCCGCGGGGAACCGTGA
- a CDS encoding phosphotransferase → MDEVEVVVAHSERATLRVGDVFLKVDGDQARIDREVEVMGLTPVPTPEILWHKPRVLAIAAVPGTTLGRLGGPATASPEAWAAAGAAIRKLHDGPPPPWTGRAGRSIDELAAELDRECELLVSGGVLPADLVSRNRGVAEAALRPWTPAFTHGDLQIAHVFLQGTEVTGIIDWSEAGSGDALFDLATFTLGHEKHLGDLLAGYGADVDADVIRAWWSMRSLLIVRWLAEHGFDPFAPGCEVDVLKSRM, encoded by the coding sequence GTGGATGAGGTCGAGGTCGTCGTCGCCCATTCGGAGCGGGCGACGCTGCGCGTCGGGGACGTGTTCCTGAAGGTGGACGGCGATCAGGCGCGTATCGACCGCGAGGTCGAGGTGATGGGTCTGACGCCCGTTCCGACGCCGGAGATCCTCTGGCACAAGCCTCGCGTGCTCGCCATCGCCGCCGTCCCGGGCACGACGCTCGGGCGACTCGGCGGGCCGGCGACCGCGTCGCCCGAGGCGTGGGCCGCGGCCGGTGCCGCGATCCGGAAGTTGCACGACGGGCCGCCGCCGCCCTGGACCGGCCGGGCCGGACGGAGCATCGACGAGCTGGCGGCGGAGCTCGACCGCGAGTGTGAGCTCCTCGTGTCCGGCGGCGTGCTTCCCGCCGACCTGGTCAGCCGCAACCGCGGGGTCGCCGAGGCGGCGCTCCGGCCGTGGACTCCGGCGTTCACCCACGGCGATCTGCAGATCGCCCACGTGTTCCTCCAGGGCACCGAGGTCACCGGCATCATCGACTGGTCCGAGGCGGGCAGCGGCGACGCCCTGTTCGACCTCGCCACCTTCACCCTCGGACACGAGAAACACCTCGGCGACCTCCTCGCCGGCTACGGCGCCGACGTCGACGCCGACGTGATCCGTGCGTGGTGGTCGATGCGGAGTCTGCTGATCGTTCGCTGGCTGGCCGAGCACGGCTTCGACCCGTTCGCGCCGGGCTGCGAGGTCGACGTGCTCAAGTCCCGGATGTGA